The Alphaproteobacteria bacterium genome has a segment encoding these proteins:
- a CDS encoding GNAT family N-acetyltransferase, producing the protein MNGFCYYGLLYVDQLYIVEAYRGQGWGQRLIKAAEDFRVEQRSTMFPRTTMDWEARCFYEKLGYEVTSSFTSYDNFCKLIRLLKRIIS; encoded by the coding sequence GTGAATGGCTTTTGCTATTATGGGCTTCTTTATGTTGATCAACTCTATATTGTAGAAGCATATCGGGGACAAGGTTGGGGCCAAAGATTAATCAAGGCCGCCGAAGATTTTCGGGTGGAACAAAGGAGCACCATGTTTCCCCGAACCACCATGGACTGGGAAGCCAGGTGCTTCTATGAAAAGTTGGGTTACGAAGTTACATCTTCTTTCACGTCCTATGATAATTTTTGTAAATTAATAAGATTACTGAAAAGAATAATATCTTAA